One part of the Nocardia higoensis genome encodes these proteins:
- a CDS encoding diacylglycerol kinase family protein, giving the protein MSAPDFSAPRSVLVVANRQAGHGRGDDTADAVLAGLAAGGVEVAEVHARSVADVVRQVRAALSEPTTRPDAVVGVGGDGLACALLEALAQSGVPLGLVPSGTGNDLARELGVPVGDTAAAVGVVLRGRTRVMDLGQIAPAGASGTPMWFATVAGTGFDARVTLRANEMRWPKGPLRYTLAALAEITKGIGLPYRIELSGVAVGVLDNPPGDTVIETEAVMVAVGNTRTYGGGMLICADAEMDDGYLDVTVVGAVSRLSMLRLLPALSAGKRIEHPAVTQYRVRAVTLASPGAPATADGEPAGTLPVTLRAVPRALTVLVP; this is encoded by the coding sequence ATGAGCGCTCCCGACTTCTCGGCTCCGCGATCGGTGCTGGTCGTGGCCAATCGGCAAGCCGGTCACGGCCGGGGAGACGACACCGCTGATGCCGTGCTCGCCGGGCTGGCCGCGGGTGGCGTCGAGGTTGCCGAGGTCCACGCGCGGTCGGTCGCGGACGTGGTGCGACAGGTGCGCGCGGCGCTGAGCGAACCTACGACCCGCCCGGACGCGGTGGTCGGCGTCGGCGGCGACGGCCTGGCCTGCGCCTTGCTCGAAGCGCTCGCGCAATCCGGCGTCCCGCTCGGCCTGGTGCCCAGCGGTACCGGCAACGATCTGGCCCGCGAACTCGGCGTCCCGGTCGGCGACACCGCGGCCGCGGTCGGTGTGGTGCTGCGCGGACGCACCCGGGTCATGGACCTCGGGCAGATCGCCCCGGCAGGCGCGTCCGGCACGCCGATGTGGTTCGCCACCGTGGCGGGAACCGGGTTCGACGCGCGAGTTACTTTGCGCGCCAACGAGATGCGATGGCCCAAGGGCCCGCTGCGCTATACCCTCGCCGCCCTGGCCGAGATCACCAAGGGCATCGGGCTGCCCTACCGGATCGAATTGTCCGGCGTCGCCGTGGGCGTGCTCGACAACCCGCCCGGCGACACCGTGATCGAGACCGAGGCGGTCATGGTCGCGGTCGGCAACACCCGCACCTACGGCGGCGGCATGCTGATCTGCGCCGACGCCGAGATGGACGACGGGTATCTCGATGTCACCGTCGTCGGCGCGGTGTCGCGGTTGTCGATGCTGCGGCTGTTGCCCGCGCTCTCGGCGGGCAAGCGGATCGAGCATCCCGCTGTCACCCAGTATCGCGTGCGGGCGGTCACCCTGGCCTCGCCCGGCGCGCCCGCCACCGCCGACGGCGAACCCGCGGGAACGCTTCCGGTGACGCTGCGCGCGGTGCCGCGGGCGCTGACCGTGCTGGTGCCCTGA